From Candidatus Rokuibacteriota bacterium:
AACCAGCTCGGCTTCGGCGGCGTCGCGCCCGGGCTCCCCACCCTGCCGTTTCTGAAGACCCCGCTCTACATTATGGATTAGCAGTTCCGGGGGGGCCTCGACGGCGCCCCCCGGATGCCCCCCCGATGCAGTTCGAGCGTGGCGGGTTCGGGCCATGCCGAGAGGCAGGCCACCCGCCGCGCGAGGCCCGAGTTGATTGCGCGGGCAAAGCCCGCGCTCGAGCCGGACACACTCGTTCCGGCGCGCGAAACGAATTTCGGGCGCGGTTCTTGCCCTCAGGGCACCAGCAGCACTTTCCCCATCGTCCGGCGCTGGGCCAGGTAGTCGTGGGCCTGCGCCACCTCCGACATCCTGAAAGTCCGGTCCACGACCGGCCGGATCTTGCCGGCTTCCACGAGCGCGAGCAGCTCGTCGAGCGCCGCCTTGTGCTGCTCGGGAGTCCACGGCGGCATCCCGATGTGGACGCCGATGACCTGGAGGTTCTTCGGGAAGAACTCCTCGGGCGAGAGCGGCGGAAGGGTCCCGCTGGCGCGCCCGTAGACGAAGAGCTTGCCGCCCGGCGCGAGGGCCTTGACGCTCTTCGTGAGGACGTCGCCGCCCACGCACTCGAGGATCCGGTCCACCCCGCGGTTGGCCGTCCGGGCCATCACCTCGGCGAGGAAGTCCTGGCGGGTGTAGTTGATCACCTCGTCGGCTCCGAGCCTCTTGACCAGGCTCAGCTTCTCGTCGCTCGAGGCGGTGGCGAAGACGCGGGCGCCGAAGAGCCTGGCGAGCTGCACGGCCGCGGTCCCCACTCCCGATGCGGCCGCCTGGATGAGGACGCTCTCGCCGGCCCGCACCGGCCCGAGGGTCTTCAGCATGTGGTAGGCGGTCAGGAACACGACCGGGATCGCCGCCGCCTCGACGAAAGTGCAGCTGGCCGGGATCGGGTTGACCAGGGCGGCGGGCACCGCGACGTACTCCGCCTGGCAGCCGCGCGCCCCCCGGCAGAGGACACGCGCTCCCGGTGCGATGCCGCTGACCTGCTCCCCGACCCGGACCACGGTCCCCGCTGCCTCGACGCCGAGCCCCGCGGGCAGCGGATCCTTGGTCGTGTACTGGCCGGCGAGGCGCATCAGGTCCGAGAAGTTCACCCCCGCCGCCTCGACCTTGATGAGCACGTCCTGGGCACGGACCTCGGGGTCCGGGGCCTCCTCCCACCTCAGGACCTCGGGTCCGCCGTAGCGGTGAAAGCGGACGGCCTTCATGGCTGCCTCCCTGTCTTCAGATCGGAGGGGGCCCGGGTACCCACGCCGGAGGCGTGGGTGTCCCCCTCCGAGACCTCCCCCATGAATCGGTTGCGCGGGCCAAGCCCGCGCTCGAAAGGTGTTACTCCGACACGATTTTAGCGTCGGACGCTGGCGAGCGCGAGACCGCCACCGGCCAGGGCGAGCGCGCCGGCCAGGAGGAACATGACGGGGAACCCCGCGGCGCTCAGGACGCCCCCGAAGCCGATGGCGCCGATGCCGATCCCGAGCTCGAGCGCCGTGAAGAATACCCCCATCGCCTTGCCGCGCTCGGCGGGGGGGACCCGGTCCACGGTCCAGGCCATGAGCGCGGGCTGCGCTGCGCCGAGGCCGACCCCGTAGAGCGCGCCCGCAAGCACGAGCGCGGGGAGCTCGCCGCCCACCGCGAGTGTCGCCATCGCGAGGCCGGTCACGAGCATGCCGCCCGCCGCCACCGGCGCGCGTCCCAGCCAGTCCGAAAGAAGGCCGGCGTAGCCACGGACGGCAGCGGCGACCAGGGCGAAGGCGAGGAAGAAGACACCAGGGTTTCCGGCGTGGCGTGACTGGACATAGAGCGGCAGGAAGGCGACCTGGACCCCGTAGGTCGCCATGAGACAGAGGAGAACCCCGGACGGCAGGAGCGCCGGGCGACTCAGGACTCCCGTGAGGCTGAAGGCGACGCGGCGCTTCTCAAGGGCCGTTTCGTTGAGCGAGAGCGTCAGTCCCACGGCCAGCGCCGCGACGAGTGCCGAGACCCCGAACAGCGCGCGGAACCCCGTGCTCTCGGCCATCCACGCCCCCAGGAACGGGCCCGCGGCCAGCGCCACATTGCTCGCGGCGCCGTAGAAGCCCATGGCCTCGCCGCGACGTTCCGGCGGGGCCATGTCCGCGACCATGGCGGTTGCGGCCGTCGGGTAGAGCCCCATCCCCATCCCGTGGAAGATCCGGACCAGGAGAAGGGCCGCCGCCGTCCGGCTCCACCCGTACAGGAGGGAGGAGCCGAGGAAGATCAGCGCGCCCGCGACGAGGAGCGGCCGGCGCCCGTAGCGGTCCGCGGCCCAGCCGGCCCACGGCTTGCCCACCATGGACGACAGGGCGAAGCAGCCGATGATGAGGCCGATCTGCGACTCGGCGATGCCGAGCGCCCGCGCGTAGAGCGGGAGGGTCGGGAGCAACAGGTAGAAGGAGAGGAAGAAGGCGAAGGCCGCGGACCAGAGGAGCGCGAACTGGCCCGTGGCCAGCCGGGTGGAGGCGACACCCACCGGCTCAGTCCTGTCGGCGCGCTCGCCGCCAGCGGCGGGCCAGGGCGATAGCGCCGAGGACTCCGGCCGCGAGGAGCGGGAGCCCCAGCCAGTAGCGCTGGCGCTCCCGGGCCTTGGCTCTGAGCGTTCTCAGCACCATCCGGTCTCCCGCTGCGATCTCGCCCCGGCTCGCGAGGAACTGCCTGAGGCGCTCCTGCATCTCCTCCGGCATCTGCCGGGTTCCCCACTGGACCTCCTGCTGCATCGCCCGGAGACGCTGGAGCTCAGCCATCCCCCGCCGGATCGCCTCGCGGCTGTCCCAGAAGGTCTGGCGCTCCATCGGCCGGAGGAAGGCAAGCTGGACCCTCGGCGCCGCGTCCTCGAGCCAGTTGAGCCAGTGGTGGTCCATCTGGGGGAACAGGACGAGCAGGAAACCCGCCGCCCCGAGCAGGACGAACACGGCGACGCCCAGCCCGGCCAGAGCGCTCAGGCCCCGGGCCCTGACCTCCCGCGCGAGCGCCCGCGCCCCGATCCCGACGGCCACCGCCGCCAGGAAGGCACCGAAAGTCGTCACGACGGTGGCGCCCGTCGGAAGGTCCCACGCGTAGGAGGCGACGAGGCCCAGCACGCTCACGAGGAACCCGAGGGTCCAGCCGACCAGCAGCCGGCCAGTCACGGACCCGCTGAGGAGCGCGCCGGCGGCGGCGGGGACGATGAGATACGAGAACACGAGGAGGACGCCCGCGATCCTGACCGAGCTGGTCACCACCAGCCCGAACGAGGCGTAGAAGAAGAAATCCCACCACCGGATCCACCGCCCGCGCCCGGCCGCCGCGGCAGGCTGAAAGGAAATCTCGAGCAGCGGCCGGCGGGTCACCCAGTGCAGCCCGCCGATCACGGCGTAGAGAAGCGCGAGTGTGCCGACCTCGGCCGGGGTGACGGTGAGGATGCTGCCGACCAGGAGCTGCTTGATGTGCTCGCTCCCCTGTGGTGCCCGATCGACGACGAGGACCGCCGCTGCCGCCGACACCGCATAGACGATCCCGATGATCGCTTCCTGGGGGATGGGCGCGCGGCGGGTCCGGCTCGCGGAGAAGAGCACGGCCCCGCCGACGGTGAACGCGAGCGCGTACCAGTAGGCCGCCTCGCTCTGGATCGGATGCCCGGCCAGGAACGCGACCGTGATCCCGAGGGCGGCGACTTGGGCGAGCGCAAGGTCGACGAAGATGACGCCGCGGGCCAGGACGTGGAGGCCGAGGTAGACGTGGATCCCGGTGAGGACGAGGCAGGCGAGGAACGGGAGCCACAGGACCTCCAGCGCCACGCTCATGGGGTCACGCGGTTGCACGGGCCCCAGTTGGTCAGCGGGATCGTCGCTGCCGGGGCGTCAGAGAAGAAGGCCCGTGACTGGAACGAGGGTCTTCTGAACAGGATCGGCGGCAAGGCCGAACGCCTCGAGCGTGACAGCACCGAGCAGAGCGGGAGCGTCGGCGGCGCCGATCAGGCAGGGCGTGGTGAGGCTTCGGCTGTCGATGGTGAAACGTATCTCAGTGAGGGGAAGCTCGAGTCGTCGGCCGTCAGCGGTCCTGACCGGGCGGTTCTCTGAGGGTTCAACGCCGAGGGAGCGAGCGGCTCCGGCTGGGATGAGACTCCAGGTGGCTCTGGTGTCGACCAGCAGCTCGAGAGTCAAGCGGTTCGCTCGGCGCTCCGGGTGGCTCAGTGTGACCTCCACCGTGAAAGTTCCCATTCGCCGGTTCCTGACCGGATTGTAGCACGTTCGGGCGAGCCGTCAGCGAGCCGCTGCGAGCGCTTCGGTCAGGGCGAAGTACGTGGTGCACGTCGGACGCTCGAGCGCGGGCTTGGCCCGCGCAACCGACCGGGGAGGTTCGGAAGGGGCGGGTACCCGCGCCGGGTAGGGGTCGGCGTGGGTGCGCCCCCCTCCGAGGACTCGCTGCCCTCATCGCGTGCTCCCGATGGCCTCGGTCAGGCGCTGGACGTTGACGTCGAAGAGGCTGAGATAGTCGCGCGCCGCGGGGTCTCCGCCCACGGAAGGGATCAACGTCACGGCCCGCGCCCCGCTCCGCGCCGCCACCTGGCTGACCACCGAGACGTTGGAGGAGGGCTCGGCGATCAGGAGCTTGACGCCGGCTTCGCGCATTTTCTGGGTCAGCGCGGCGAGGTAGGACGGCGACGGCGGCATCCCGGGAGTCGGCTCCACCGCCGCGACCACGACGAGGCCGAACCGCCAAGCAAAGTACGGCCAGGTCTCGTGCACCACGACGACCCGCGTGCCGCGGTACGGCGCCATCGCCCTCGCCCAGCGCTCGAGCCCCGCGTCCAGCCGCTTGAGGAACTCCGCTCGATTGGCCTCGAACCTCGGACCCTCGGTCGGCGCGAGGGCGCTGAGCGCCTCCAGGATAGCCCCGGTGATGGCACGCGCGTTTTCAGGATCGAGCCAGTAGTGGGTGTTGCCGAAGCCGTGAAGGTGGACCCCCCGCTCGGGCCTGACCCTCGGCGTCTCGGCCTGAAGGAGCTGGATGCCTTTGGAGGCATCGAGATAGTGGGGGCTGCCGCGCACGAGCCGCGGGTCGTTGATCGAGCGAAGGACGCGGGTCAGCCACGGCTCGTGATCGAGGCCGATCCTGACCAGGAGGGCCGCGGCCTTGAGCCGGGCGAGCTGACCCGCCTTCACCTCGACCGCGTGAGGGTCGTGGAGGGGCGGGGCCAGGCTCTCGACCTGGACCTGGTCCCCCCCGACGACCTCCACCAGCGCCTTCAGGTCCGTCGAGGCCGTGACCACAGGAATGGGGCCGCCGCCCCACGCGGGAGGGGCGGCCAGGAGAACGAGGACAACGACGCTGGCGAAACGCGCGCCGACCGGGTCGGCAACCTTACGTAATGACACGCGCTAGTTCGAGCGCGGGCTTTGCCCGCGCAACCTCCGGGGGGAGGTATCGGAAGGGGGGCGTTAGCCCCCCTTCGAGTTTTACTTCTTGGCGAAGATCGACTTGGGGACCATGCAGTGGACGCCCTTGCGGATGTCCACCACCTGGGTGACCCGGCAGTCAGCCACCATCGAGGCGACGGAGTACGCCTCGTAGCGGTCCAGGGGGACCATCTTCTGCTTGGACAGGAAGTCCACGGCCTCGCGCGTCGCGTTGACCATGGCCTTGTTGAGGTCCTCGTCGAACCCCATCATGATCCAGTGGGTCTTGGTCTCCATCCGGGGCCACTCGAGCTTCATGTCCTTCCGGACGATGAGCTGCATCACGATCTCGCGCCAGGCGCACTCGAGGGCCGTCAGGTTCACCTCGCCGTTGCCCTGGCGGCAGTGGGAATCACCGGTCCAGACGAGGCCGCCCTTCAGCAAGACCGGGACGAAGATCGTGGTCCCTTCCTGCAGCTCGTTGAGGTCCATGTTAGAAGCGTTCTTCCACGGCCGGAGCGTCGAGACCGGCGCCATCGGATCCTTCGAGCCTCCTTTTCGCGGGGAGGGATCGTTGGGATCGATCCCGACGGCGAGCGTGCCCGGGAACGGCTGGAGGTCGATCACGATCCCCGGCTTGAACTCCGCCTGCCGCTTCTCCCAGTCCAGGTAGAAGAACTTCACGAACCCGTCCGGCATCTCGGGCGCCAGGGCGCCGATCGTGGGGAACTCCTTGCCCGGCAGGTTGAAGTTGATCCCGAAGGCCTTGGGCGTGATCTTGAGGATTCGGATCTCCAGCACGTCCCCCGGCTCGGCGCCGTTGACGTAGATGGGGCCGGTCACGGAATGGGGGCCGCCGCCAGGGTTCGCCTTCCGGAGGGCCACGATCTCGTCCATGGTGGTCCCGGGTTGGATCTTGTTGTGGGCGTGCATCATGGTCTCGACAGCGACCGTGTCCCCCGAGTTGACGACGAGCTTGGGAGGCTCTTTCGGATCGAGCCAGCCCCACTGGGTGGTCTCAAGCGTGGCGGGAAGCACGTGATACTTCCCTCCCGCCGCGGGCACGACGCGCTGGCGCTTGGCCTCCTCCACCTGCTGGGCCACCGCGTAGAAGCCTGCGGCGAGCAGGAGGACGAGAACCGCGAGACCCGTGACGATACGCTTCTTGGTCCTGAGGGTTGCCATACTGACCTCCTTTGTCGGGGCCGAGGGTTACCAGGCTGACCGGAGGATCTCGAGAATCTCCTCCGCGCTCCTGACAGGGCGCGGGTTGTGACCGGGCCGAAGCTCGGCGAACGTCTCGTGGGCGAGCGGGGCCAGGTCCTCCTCCTTCACCTTTCCCGTCTCGCTCAGCCGTGTCGGGAGCTCGAGGCCCTTGACGAAGTCGTCCACCGCCGCGGGCCCCTCCGTCGCGCCCATCGCGTCGGCGATCGCCGCCATCCGCTCCGGCACCGCGGGGGCATTGTACGCCATCACGCGGGCGAGCGTGATGCAGGAGGTGATCCCGTGCGGGACCCCGCAGCGTCCGCCGAGCTGGTGGCCGATGGCGTGGGAGAGCCCGACCGGGGCGTTGAAGGCGCCGTAGATCGAGAGCCAGGCGGCGAGCTGGCACCGGAGGCGCGCGTCCAGGTCGTGGGGGTCGCGCGTAGACACCGGCAGGAACCGGGTCAGGAGGCGGATCGCCTCCAGGCAGAGCGGGTCGCTGAGCGGCTGGTGACCTGGCGAGTAGAACCGTTCCACCGCGTGATCGAACGCGCGCATTCCGGTGGACGCCCAGAGCCAGGCTGGCGTGTCAACGGTCAGCTCGGGGTCCAGGATCACCACTTTCGGCGCCAGGAGCGGGTGGGCGATGCCGTCCTTCCTGTGCTTGACCTCGTCGGTGCTGCCCGCGTTGGGGGTGTGCTCGCCGGCCGACAGCGTGGTGGTGATTGCGATGTGGGGGGGTGGAGGCGCCGTGGAGAACGGCCGCTTCGGGCCTTCCGGCGGGGGGAAGCGCGTACTGTAGGCGTTGAACTCCTCTGCGGCCGTGATCCCCTCGGCGAGGGCGAACGCCACCCCCTTCGTCGTGTCCACCGGGCTTCCCCCGCCGAGGCTGATCAGGCAATCGGCCCTCGCCTCCGCCGCGGCGCGGGCCGCCTCCACGACCCGGCTCCGCGGCACGTGCTCACCGGCTCGGGGGTACACGCCGACCAGCCGCACGCCGAGGAGCCCCTTCAGCCGGTCGAGCAGCCCCGTCTTGGTCGCGATCGTCTGCCCGGTGACGACGAAGGCGCGGCTGATGCCGAGCCGATCGAGCTGCTGGGGCAGGCTCGCCAGCGAGCCGGCGCCGTAAATCACACGGTCAACGGGCAGGTGGGCGAACTCACGAGCCATCGCGGTCTCCCCGGCTCGGGACCGTCCTCATGTCGACAGGAACTGCGCCACGATGCGGGCGAAGGCCTCGGGCTGGTCACCGGGCACGGTGTGGCCGGCCTCGGGCACCTCGACCAGGCGGCCGTCCGGGAGGGTCTCCAGCATGCGTTTGGCGATCTGGGGGGAGAGCACGTCGGACTCGGCGCCCCGCACGATCAGCGTCGGGCAGGCGATTCGGGCGAGATCGGGCCAGAGGTCAGGGATGTCGCGTACTCCCTCGCGCGCCTGCTCGCGCAGGGCCCGGTCGTACTTCCAGGTGAGCTTGCCGTTCGGGAGCCGCTTGAAGCTGTGCGCCACCCGGTGGCGGAGGAGCGACTCGGAATAGCGCGGTGCCGCCGCGCGGAGGAGCCGGTAGGCCGCGTCCTCCGAGTCGAGCGCCTCGGGGACCGTGGCCGCCATGGTCCGGATCCGGGCGAGCCCCTCGGGGGCGATCTCGGGACCGATGTCCACCAGGACCAGCCGCGCCACGCGTCCGGGATTGGCGCCGGTGTAGCGGATGGCCACGCGCCCGCCCATCGAGAGGCCGAGGAGGTTGAAGCGGCCCGGGCAGAGCGCGTCGGCGAACGCCGCGAGGTCGGCCGCCATCGTGGCGATCCGGTAGTCGCCGTCGGGAGCATGGTCGCTGTCGCCGTGGCCCCGCTGGTCGAGGGCGAGGACTCTGAAGCGATCGGCCACGGCTTCGGCGAACTGGGGCCAGCTCTGGGCGTGCCCCGTGAAGCCGTGGAGCAGGACCAGCGGCGGGGCGTGGGGCGTTCCCCACTCGAGGAAGTGGAACTTGACCCCGTTCAGCGCAATCCAGCGGTCCGCGTGCTCGACCATGAAGTCTCGCTCAGGCACGAAACGGCAGGATTGTATGCTCCACTCGGAGATGTGTCAAGGCAGGTGTGTGTGAAACGGCGGGTCTGTGCTATAAAAGGGTAGCTCACAGATCGGCGTGGAGGCGAGGGATGGCGGGACGTGCCCGGATGTACCGCGGCGACAAGCGGCGGCGGGAGGAGGCGAGGAAGGCTCAGCAGGCGGCGAAGCGGCAGCGGCGCCTCGATCGGGCAGCCAGCGGGCAGACGGGGCCGGAGATCGAGGAGCTTCCGGCGCCCGGCGCCGAGCCCGCGGCGCCGACCGAGTACATCTGGTTCTCGCCGAGCCGTAACCGAACGCTGGCCACGTCGACCGCCGCGCCCCCGTCCAGCGACGCGCCCAACGATTGGATCCTGCTGACCGACCCGCCCAAGGCTTCCGGATAGGGCCGATCGGCTCTCCCGCCCGAGGCGGGGCAACGACCTTCGGTCGTTGCCTTTTTTTCGCGCGTCGCCGGCCCGCGGGGGCGTCAGGACTGGATGACGGTGACGACCAGGCCGATCTCGGCCAGGATGTTGCCGACGCGCACGCACTCCGCCTCGCTCCCGACCTTCACCACGGCCTTGCCGGTGTTGTGGACGCGCCAGGCGATCTCCCAGCCGTCGGCCTCCGAGCAGGCGATCGCCTTCATGAGTTGGCGGACGACGTCCTCGAACGTGTGGCAGTCGCAGTTGTGCAGGACCGTCATCCAGGGCGGGCCGACGGCGGACTCGACGTCGTCGAGGACGTCCGGAACCGGCCTCGTCAACCCCATCCCTACCCCTTGATCTCTCGAAGCAGCTCCCGGGCGATCAGGAACTTCATGATCTCGTCCGAACCCGCCCCGATCCTCATGAGCCGCGCATTGCGAAAGATGGCCTGGATGGGGAAATCGCTCGTGTAGCCGGCGCCTCCGAGCACCTGCATCGCCTGGTCGGCGACGTGCCAGACAGCCTCGGCGACGAAGAGCTTGGTCACCGCCGACTCCCGCTGGGCCGGGAGCCC
This genomic window contains:
- a CDS encoding metal ABC transporter permease; its protein translation is MSVALEVLWLPFLACLVLTGIHVYLGLHVLARGVIFVDLALAQVAALGITVAFLAGHPIQSEAAYWYALAFTVGGAVLFSASRTRRAPIPQEAIIGIVYAVSAAAAVLVVDRAPQGSEHIKQLLVGSILTVTPAEVGTLALLYAVIGGLHWVTRRPLLEISFQPAAAAGRGRWIRWWDFFFYASFGLVVTSSVRIAGVLLVFSYLIVPAAAGALLSGSVTGRLLVGWTLGFLVSVLGLVASYAWDLPTGATVVTTFGAFLAAVAVGIGARALAREVRARGLSALAGLGVAVFVLLGAAGFLLVLFPQMDHHWLNWLEDAAPRVQLAFLRPMERQTFWDSREAIRRGMAELQRLRAMQQEVQWGTRQMPEEMQERLRQFLASRGEIAAGDRMVLRTLRAKARERQRYWLGLPLLAAGVLGAIALARRWRRARRQD
- a CDS encoding zinc ABC transporter substrate-binding protein translates to MSLRKVADPVGARFASVVVLVLLAAPPAWGGGPIPVVTASTDLKALVEVVGGDQVQVESLAPPLHDPHAVEVKAGQLARLKAAALLVRIGLDHEPWLTRVLRSINDPRLVRGSPHYLDASKGIQLLQAETPRVRPERGVHLHGFGNTHYWLDPENARAITGAILEALSALAPTEGPRFEANRAEFLKRLDAGLERWARAMAPYRGTRVVVVHETWPYFAWRFGLVVVAAVEPTPGMPPSPSYLAALTQKMREAGVKLLIAEPSSNVSVVSQVAARSGARAVTLIPSVGGDPAARDYLSLFDVNVQRLTEAIGSTR
- a CDS encoding acetamidase/formamidase family protein — translated: MATLRTKKRIVTGLAVLVLLLAAGFYAVAQQVEEAKRQRVVPAAGGKYHVLPATLETTQWGWLDPKEPPKLVVNSGDTVAVETMMHAHNKIQPGTTMDEIVALRKANPGGGPHSVTGPIYVNGAEPGDVLEIRILKITPKAFGINFNLPGKEFPTIGALAPEMPDGFVKFFYLDWEKRQAEFKPGIVIDLQPFPGTLAVGIDPNDPSPRKGGSKDPMAPVSTLRPWKNASNMDLNELQEGTTIFVPVLLKGGLVWTGDSHCRQGNGEVNLTALECAWREIVMQLIVRKDMKLEWPRMETKTHWIMMGFDEDLNKAMVNATREAVDFLSKQKMVPLDRYEAYSVASMVADCRVTQVVDIRKGVHCMVPKSIFAKK
- a CDS encoding ATP-dependent Clp protease adaptor ClpS; translation: MGLTRPVPDVLDDVESAVGPPWMTVLHNCDCHTFEDVVRQLMKAIACSEADGWEIAWRVHNTGKAVVKVGSEAECVRVGNILAEIGLVVTVIQS
- a CDS encoding MFS transporter is translated as MGVASTRLATGQFALLWSAAFAFFLSFYLLLPTLPLYARALGIAESQIGLIIGCFALSSMVGKPWAGWAADRYGRRPLLVAGALIFLGSSLLYGWSRTAAALLLVRIFHGMGMGLYPTAATAMVADMAPPERRGEAMGFYGAASNVALAAGPFLGAWMAESTGFRALFGVSALVAALAVGLTLSLNETALEKRRVAFSLTGVLSRPALLPSGVLLCLMATYGVQVAFLPLYVQSRHAGNPGVFFLAFALVAAAVRGYAGLLSDWLGRAPVAAGGMLVTGLAMATLAVGGELPALVLAGALYGVGLGAAQPALMAWTVDRVPPAERGKAMGVFFTALELGIGIGAIGFGGVLSAAGFPVMFLLAGALALAGGGLALASVRR
- a CDS encoding alpha/beta hydrolase, translated to MVEHADRWIALNGVKFHFLEWGTPHAPPLVLLHGFTGHAQSWPQFAEAVADRFRVLALDQRGHGDSDHAPDGDYRIATMAADLAAFADALCPGRFNLLGLSMGGRVAIRYTGANPGRVARLVLVDIGPEIAPEGLARIRTMAATVPEALDSEDAAYRLLRAAAPRYSESLLRHRVAHSFKRLPNGKLTWKYDRALREQAREGVRDIPDLWPDLARIACPTLIVRGAESDVLSPQIAKRMLETLPDGRLVEVPEAGHTVPGDQPEAFARIVAQFLST
- a CDS encoding NADPH:quinone oxidoreductase family protein, with amino-acid sequence MKAVRFHRYGGPEVLRWEEAPDPEVRAQDVLIKVEAAGVNFSDLMRLAGQYTTKDPLPAGLGVEAAGTVVRVGEQVSGIAPGARVLCRGARGCQAEYVAVPAALVNPIPASCTFVEAAAIPVVFLTAYHMLKTLGPVRAGESVLIQAAASGVGTAAVQLARLFGARVFATASSDEKLSLVKRLGADEVINYTRQDFLAEVMARTANRGVDRILECVGGDVLTKSVKALAPGGKLFVYGRASGTLPPLSPEEFFPKNLQVIGVHIGMPPWTPEQHKAALDELLALVEAGKIRPVVDRTFRMSEVAQAHDYLAQRRTMGKVLLVP
- a CDS encoding iron-containing alcohol dehydrogenase translates to MAREFAHLPVDRVIYGAGSLASLPQQLDRLGISRAFVVTGQTIATKTGLLDRLKGLLGVRLVGVYPRAGEHVPRSRVVEAARAAAEARADCLISLGGGSPVDTTKGVAFALAEGITAAEEFNAYSTRFPPPEGPKRPFSTAPPPPHIAITTTLSAGEHTPNAGSTDEVKHRKDGIAHPLLAPKVVILDPELTVDTPAWLWASTGMRAFDHAVERFYSPGHQPLSDPLCLEAIRLLTRFLPVSTRDPHDLDARLRCQLAAWLSIYGAFNAPVGLSHAIGHQLGGRCGVPHGITSCITLARVMAYNAPAVPERMAAIADAMGATEGPAAVDDFVKGLELPTRLSETGKVKEEDLAPLAHETFAELRPGHNPRPVRSAEEILEILRSAW